The Candidatus Binatia bacterium genomic interval CGCGGCGACCTGAGTGCGCCGACCTGCACCACCTGCCATGGCAATCATGGCGCTGCGCCGCCGGGCGTGGCTTCGGTGGAAAACGTCTGTTCCACCTGCCACGTCCTGCAGGCGCAACTGTTCGACACCAGCAAGCACAAGACTGCGTTCCAAGCGGCGGGATTTCCGGGATGCGTCACCTGCCACAGCAACCACCGCATCTCCAAGCCCTCTGACACCTTGCTCGGCACCGGGCCGGGAGCCGTCTGCGTCAACTGCCACACGCAAGGCGATGCGGGCTTTGCCTTGGCCGCTTCCGTCCACAAAGAGTTAGTTTCCACGCAGGCTGCGATTGCCCGCTCCGACGAGATCCTTACCCGAGCGGAGCGCGATGGCATGGAAGTGAGCCAGGCGCAACTGGAGTTGATCGACGCCCGCGATCGTCTGACCAAGGCGCGTGTTACCCAGCACAGCTCCCAGGCGGCGAAGATTGATGAGGACATCAAGGTCGCGCGCACCGTCAGCGATAAGACGTACGAAGCCGGTGTCCAAGCCATGAAGGAACGCAATTACCGTCGCCTGGGATTGGGGATTTCGCTCATCACCATCGCCGCGATGGTCCTCGGCCTGCGCCTGTTTATCTCCGACCTCGAAAGCAAGAAGTAGGCCTTGATTTGTTTGGCTACCTCCACCTCCTGTCTTGCCCCGGCCTCCTGAAGGCCGGGTTTGTTTGTGCTTGTGAAACCTGGTAGCACCGGCGTCTCGCCGTCCACGCTGTACTCAACGGATCTGTCATCCCGAGCGAAGACGAGGGGAGCTCTTGTTTCGTAGCACTGGCGTCTCGCCGTCCACGCACAACCCTTAGGAAGTGTCATTCCGAGCGAGGACGCCGCCTATCGCGTCGCCCGCTGTTGGCGACGCTTGCGGCGTCCGAGTCGAGGAACCTGCATTTTCCCGTTCCGCACGATGGATACAAGGCGGGCACGAAGACCTGAATTATTACCATTCGGTAAACCTCAGAGGGGACCCTACCCCCCTCCCCCCTC includes:
- a CDS encoding cytochrome c3 family protein gives rise to the protein MSDLRSLRLSFLALALLALPLSLRAQQQNTCLDCHGSADGNLKITSEQIAQDIHFQKGLTCASCHGGDPTSMEAMDPKKGFKGHISHNKVPELCASCHANGSYMRGFNPSLRTDQLAQYKTSVHGKKLAAGDTHVAVCIDCHGVHGIRPASDTRSPVYPTNVAKTCSRCHADREYMKAYDIKTDQFAGYSASVHYDALAVRGDLSAPTCTTCHGNHGAAPPGVASVENVCSTCHVLQAQLFDTSKHKTAFQAAGFPGCVTCHSNHRISKPSDTLLGTGPGAVCVNCHTQGDAGFALAASVHKELVSTQAAIARSDEILTRAERDGMEVSQAQLELIDARDRLTKARVTQHSSQAAKIDEDIKVARTVSDKTYEAGVQAMKERNYRRLGLGISLITIAAMVLGLRLFISDLESKK